AGGAACTTCATGGCCGAACAGCTTATAAGTAACTGAATAGTTGGTTATGTCACACAGAATATATAAGTCATGACCGCGAACCGTGCTTTTAATAACGCCCTTTGCTTCGCCCGAAGAAAACCGCACGGTTTGAGCCGGTATACGATAGTCTTGCCGGATCAGCCCATATTCATTGTGTGCCGCCAAAGCATTACCGGTAATATATTGCTGTCTTCTAGCAACCAAATTGGCATTTACTTTGTCTGTAAACTCCACGGATCCGCTCAGCGGAATCAGCCCGACCGGGGCCAAAGCTTGCATGTAGTTGGCTCCGCTGCGCCGATAACAAGAATAGTTATTATCTATAATAAAATCGCTCATCTTAAACTCCTTTTCTTATGATCGGCCTGACTAAACCCGTTGATTAAGCAGTTTTCTTATCTTAATTGTTGGATCAATAAGCCTTGATAGAGAGGCATCATGGTTGATCGCGTCAATCAGCAAGGCAACAAATTTGGCCAGATTTACTTCTTCAAACCATGCCCGGCTCAACAACTCCGGAGAACGATAAATAAGGTTGGTGCAGAAAATTTTGTCAATAACACCATCGCTGTAAGCCTTGTCAAAGCTGGCCAGACCTGAAGCAAAAAGACCGAAAGTTGCTGCGCAATATATCTTGCGTGCTTTACGTTTTTTCAACTCATATGCTATATCCAGCATCGAATCGCCAGAAGAAATCATGTCGTCAATTACCAGAACATCCATATCTTCGACATTATCGCCTAAGAATTCATGATTTAATATAGGATTACGACCGTTGACAACTCTTGTATAGTCTCTGCGTTTATAAAACATACCCAGAGGTGCGCCAAGCATGGATGCCAAATACATGGCCCGAGAAATTCCGCCTTCATCAGGGGATATAATCATCAGTCTATTATTTACCGGTCCTAATTCTGGGATGGTTTTACGCAAACATTTAATCAGCTGATAGGAAGTTGGCAAACTCTCAAAGCTGTTAAGCGGAATAGCATTGGAAACCCGTGGATCATGGGCGTCAAAAGTTATCACGTTGGCAACGCCTAGCCCGGCCAATTCCTGTAACATAAAGGCACAGTCCAAAGATTCTCGGTTACTGCGTTTGTGCTGGCGACCTTCATAAAGGAAAGGCATTATAACGTTAATACGTCTGGCTTTACCAGAGATTGCCAAAATTAATCGCTTCAAATCCTGATAATGTTCGTCAGGCGACATTAATTTGTCATGGCCGAACAATTTGTAGGTGCAGGCGTAATTGAGCACATCAACCAAAATAAATAAATCGTGCCCACGCACGGTATCGGAAAGTATTACTTTCCCTTCGCCATTACCGAAACGAATGCAATCAGCATTCAGGCAATAGTCTTCACGCAGAAAACCGGGTTTAGTGCGTGCTAGGGAAGGATTGCGAATATCATAGTCGAGACGACGGCGGTAAAGATGTTCATTGACTGACTGAGCAAAATTCCTCATGCTCGGAAGAGGAAGCAATCCTACTGGACCGACCGGTTCCATATCATTGTCACCATATTGATCATATATGTAGTAATTGCGGTTATTAAGAGGTTTATGGTTATCTACTTGATTAGACATTTTCATACTCCTTATAACTGAAATGCAAAGCATACCAAATTTATAATAACTCAATTAAAAGTAGAATGATAGAGTTTGCGGGCTCATTTGCCATTGCCACTAAAAATATGCGATAATCAATTGAAAGATAAGACAATTTGTCAATACTAATTGTTGATTCGGCAAATTAAAAATTTGGAGAACTCATATATTTTATGCAAACAGAAGATAATAAAGTCCGAAGCATAAACGAACGCACCGCTGTTCTGGAACCAGCAATAAAGTTTAGTCGAACTATTTATACCGCTGTTGCTGCCAAGGCGTCCGCTGCTCCGCAAGACGGTTTACCAGAAGTCGTTATGGCAGGTCGATCCAACGCTGGCAAGTCAAGTCTAATCAATGCGTTAGCCAACAACGGTAAGCTGGCTAGAGTCAGTTCCAATCCTGGCAAGACGCAATTGGTTGTTTATTTTAACGTTGATCAAAAATTTTATCTTACCGACCTTCCAGGCTACGGATATGCACGAATTTCCCTCGAAAAACGCAGCAAATTGTCAAGCTTGGCCAATTCATATTTTATTGATGGCAGGCCGATTAAGTTGGTTTTACTTTTAATAGATATCCGTCATTTACCTTCTGAACAGGATAGGCAAATGTGTAATTTTCTTAATGAAACTGAAATGCCATATGTTTTAGTTTTGAATAAAGCTGATAAGCTAAGTCGAGCACAGGCCGGCCAAAACAGACAAAAAATTTTGAAAGCTTTGTCTGCTGAAAACATTCCGAATTTTATTGTTTCAACTGTAAATAAAGCTGGTATAGATGAGCTGAAAAATTTTATAACAGAGCATATTGTAGCTTTAGGCTGAAATTCAGGAAATTTGTAGCTTATAAGACTTCATCGTCAATGTAAACTTGTTTTCAAAGTCGATTACAGTGAGGTGGGTTGTGAGCATAATTTCCGCACTAATTAATATGCAACGTCGGTTACCGCTTACTGCCGTTGTTGCGGCTCAGTCAGGTTTCATATACGCTTATTATACTTGGGTTAATTCGCCCTCCGATGTTTCCTCCAAGACCGGAAAAATTTTTTCTGCCACTGGAGTTGGCTTGATCGTTATATGGCTTGCGGTTGGTGTATTCATCCTATGGCTATACGAACATCATAGCGGCAAAGGCAATTTTTTCGAACCTTGTGATGACAGTAAAACTGTCGGGGTGAAAGAAGCAGGAAAAGCAGCAGAAAACTTAGGAAATGAATTGGTTTCTCCGCTTATCCGTGAATTATATGCTGCAAATGATTTTCATCCTCAGCGCAAACTGATTATCCGAATATCTCGTGGCATCTATCTTATTTTTCTGTTAGTAATGGGATTACGTATGTTATATACGACATATCCCGGCAGCGATTTAATTAATCCGACCGAGCTTTATCGAGAGCGCGAATTCTTTGAGCCGGATCATCCGGCTTCGGCACCAGTATGGAAGCCGTATATGAAGATCATCGGAAGCGGTACGATAGTAAAAGCCCATTTAAAGCCTCCCTTATCAGCCGAACAGCGTATGGCTGAAGTAAAGTCCAATGCAGATATATCTTGGCAAAAATTACGCTCCGGTAAGGAATGGGAATTGGAAATATGTGTTAGCGCCATAAATTTCGATGGAAAAACAATCAATTTCCCGCATACCTCTAAACTTTTGCACCTTAAATACAAGCCATCCCAGAACGCAGAAAAACTGTCCGCCGGAAGCATATTGCCTGGAGATTCAGTCAACTTTACCGGAACGGCAAACGTGCCTAAGTCAGTTCGTATACCAGGTGGGTTTAATGATTATTTGTATGCTTTGGGAAATGGGTGGTGGCTGAACGGTAATATAAAAAAGTTGAGTTTTTCTGCGCCGCCTAAACTGACTCTAAGTTTAGCGGTTGAACGATTTTGGGAGAAGCAGCGTCGTAAAGTTAAATCTAAAATAAGCTCTTACCTTGGCCGTGAAGCATACGGAATACTTGCTGCCATGGGTTGGGGAGAGCAGATTCAGCTGAGCCGGAAGGTAAAAGATCAGTTTAAACACTTGGGTTTATTGCATATATTGGTAGTTTCAGGTGCCCACCTACTTATAATTAGCGCCGTTTTGGAAAAATTGTTGCGCCATTTACCGTTGCGATTCCGTTATCGCCAAATTATTTTGTTGGCGGGGTTAATATCTTACGCTTCCTTATGTGGCTGGCATCCAGCTGTCGCGCGTGCTTTTTTTAGTCGATCAGTTGAAACGGCAGGAAGATTGTTAGGCTACAAAATCAACAAACTTAATTCGCTATGCGGAGCTTGTGTGCTGTATTTGCTTTGGCAACCGTTTCGTTTGTTCAATGCAGGATTTTTGATGTCTGTGGGCATTACGGCTGCTATTAACTTAATTATTCACCCACTGTTTTTATGCGGAACCGGACATGAGGACGTTAAAATCGCCCTGGCGGATAAAAAATACTTTCGTTGGCGACAAAAGTTAGTCGCTAATTTAAAGTTGTATGTACTATGCCACATTGTTACCGTCCCTTTGCATATTTTGCTTGGAACGTCGGTAAGCCTTTTCAGCCCGCTATGTGAACTTATACTGGCAAGTTTTACCGGAACGATTATGCTTGGCGGCTTAGGCGTTTTCACAGCAGTAATCATCGGCGGCGGTAATCTTATTTATCCTTCATTGTTTTGCGTAAAAACTTTGTTGAATTTCTTACTATATTTGCTAAATATGCCTGTGTTCAGCAATAAGTTCGATATCGATTACGGTAACTTTCCGCTTTGGACAGGTTATTTAATTTTGCTATCCTGCTTAATTTATTTTTTACGACCTACATTCAATTTTAGGCTTAACAGAAGTTACTATATCCGTTCCTACGCCTTAATCGGTCTTGTTTTTACTGCGAATTTTTTTATTTCAACTTATTTTCAGCCTGATTTGACCATATATTTTTTGGATGTCGGGCAGGGGGACGGAATTCTGTTACAAACGCCTAAGCAAAGCATTGCCATAGACTCCGGACGACCGGAAGGGGGGAAAGACATGGTTAAGATTTTACAGGCATTAGGTATCAGAAAATTGGACGCGTTTATATTGACACACGAACATGCAGATCATTTTGGCGGTGCACTGGAACTTTTGAAACGAAATAAAATTAAACACGTTTATTTGCCGGGAAGGCCAAATCCACAAATAACCAGCAAAAACCGTTCCTCCAATTGGCCGCAATTCGTTTCAGCCGTGCAAAAAAGCCACGTGCCATCAACAGTTATCAGCCGCGGAGACTGCTTAACGATTAATCCGCAGATAAAGATCAAAGTTCTATTTCCGCCTGAATTGCGCATGTACGCTGATGAAAATAACAACAGTCTGGTTTGTTTGCTTGAAGTTTGCGGTAAAAAAATATATTTAACCGGAGATGCTGAAGAACCGGTGGAAAAGGACTTGCAACACATTTGGCAACCGGCTTGGGGACTAAAAGTAGGGCATCACGGTGGTAAAAATGCCAGCAAAGCCTTTTTTTTACATCGCTTAAGGCCTCGACACGCTTTCATATCTGTCGGGCGAAACAACTATGGCCATCCAGCACCGCGTGTAATCGAAGATTTACATAAAGAAGGCTGTTATGTTTGGCGTACAGATGTTATGGGAACGGTTGTAATAAAATTCCGGAAGGGTAAGTCAGAGATTTTTTCTTATCTTATGTCGAGCAAAATTTATGAATAATATTATATGGCGGAAACTTTTACGCGGCTATCATCACCTGATACCGGATTCAGGCCACTAGCACCTGATGCCGGACTTCAGACCATTAGCATAAAATGTTATAATACCCGTCAAGAACCACTTTCATATCTAAGTAGTGAGGTAGCATGGCCAAAGTAAAAACAAGCAATGAATATGACTATAGAAAACTAATTGTCGATTTGAGGCGAGGTGAGGGGAAGTCTCTATATCTTTTGGCCGGAGAAGAGACTTATTTGATCCGCAGTCTGCTCAAAGAATTACAGAAAACTTTCATTTCACCCGGGGCCGAAGACTTAGACGTTTTTAAATATGACAGTCAGTCTTCCGAAAACAAGTTGAGCCCTAAGGTTCTGATTGAACAGATTAAAACACCGGCTTTTATCTCGGCAAGACGCTTATTTATTTTGCGCCGTACGGGTTGGTTCAACGGTAGCGTCCCTTTTGCCGAACAACTTATAGATATGTTTAAGTCACTGGATGACACTGTATGTCTCGTATTTTGGGAAGAAAAAGTTGATAACCGTCAAAAGAAATTGCTTGACGCGGTGCGCAAATATGGTATTTACGGCGTTTTGAACCGCCAAACTGTTCAAGAACTTAGCCGTTGGCTGAGCGGTTTTTTTGCCAAATATAAACTAAACATCAGCCGTGCCGCGGCCGAAAAACTTATTTCGGTTGCACAGTCTGATATGTTTACACTGATGAATGAAGTTAACAAAATTACCCTTTATTGCCAGGCCACGGCGCAAACTGAAGTTAGTGAAGCATTGCTAGACCTTGTTTCGCCGCCCGACTTGGCTGGTAACATATTTCAGCTTAACGACACATTATTAAGCGGCCGGAGCGATCGCGCGATAAACCTATTGCACAAGTTGCTTGTTCAGCCTCAGCCTCCTTTACTGATTTTATTCATGCTGGCTCGCCACATAAAACAGCTGATAATTGTAAAAAGCATAACCAATCGCGAAGAAGCCGCCGCCGCCTTGCATATACCCGGATTCGCTCTGGATAAATTATATCGGCAAAGTTCAGCATATTCGCTTGAAAAGCTGGTCAAAATTTACAACAACTGTTATTTAAGCGATCGAGCCATCAAGAACGGTGATTTAGACGAAGTTTTAGCACTTGAATTATTGATAACATCTTTCATTCCAAAATGGGTTTAATTAAGTTAACATTGAACAACAATTTTGTGATTCCTGTCACTGCATAAACATTTTTAATAACTTAAAGTAAAAGCATAGAAGGTGATTGACGATACCGCACAATATTTTATAGAAAGAGGTAGCCCCTATGAATAACAAAGCTTGGGAAGGTTTCAAATCGGGTAATTGGTCCAAAACAATCGATGTACGCGATTTTATTCAAAAAAATTACACTCCTTATGAGGGAGATGAAAGTTTCTTAGTTGCTCCTACCGCTGACACGACATCTCTTTGGAATCAAGTAAGCGATATGATTCAAGAAGAGATCCGTACGCATATGATCAAAGTTGATTTAGACCGTTTCAGCGGAATCAATAACTTTGCACCAGGTTATATTGATCGTGACAAAGAATTGATCGTAGGTTTACAAACCGATGCTCCTATGAAACGTATAATGAATCCTTATGGCGGCTTCCGTATGGTTCGTGATGCTTTGAAAGCCTACGATCTTCATATGAAACCGGAATTGGACAGATATTTCAACGAATATCGCAAAACCCATAACCAAGGTGTATTCGACGCATATACGCAAGATATGCGTAACGCCCGCACTGTCGGTTTACTTACCGGTTTACCCGATGCCTACGGCAGAGGCCGTATTATAGGTGATTATCGTCGTGTTGCCTTGTACGGTATTGATTACCTTAAAGCTGAACGTCAAAAGGATCTGCAGAACCTTGTAGGTGACGCAACCGAAGAGATGATCCGCTCACGCGAAGAACTTTCCGAGCAAATTAGGGCTTTTGATGCTATAAAAGAGATGGCGGCAAGCTATGGTTTCGATATCGGACGTCCGGCCGAAACTGCACAGGAAGCCATTCAATGGCTGTATTTCGGCTACTTAGCCGCAGTAAAAGAAAACAACGGTGCTGCGATGTCCCTCGGCCGCAATACAAGCTTTATTGACTGTTACATCCAACGCGACTTGCAAAGAGGGCTTATCGATGAGTCTTACGCTCAAGCTTTGGTCGATCAGTTCATCATTAAGCTTCGTCTTGTTCGTCACCTGCGTACGCCTGAGTATGACGAGTTGTTTGCTGGTGATCCGACTTGGGTAACCGAATCAATCGGTGGTATGGGCGAAGACGGGCGCACTTTGGTTACTAAAACAGCTTTCCGTTTCTTGCACAGCCTGATTAACATTAACACTTCACCGGAGCCCAATATGACTGTTCTTTGGTCCGAGTCATTGCCGACCCCGTTCAAAGATTTCTGCTCGGCTATGAGTATTAAAACCGGTGCCGTTCAATATGAAAATGATGACGTGATGCGCCCAATTTACGGTGACGACTATGCGATCGCCTGCTGCGTATCGGCCATGACTGTAGGTAAGCAAATGCAATTCTTCGGAGCTCGCGCTAACTTGGCTAAATCTTTGCTATATGCCATCAATGGCGGTGTAGACGAAGTTAAAGGCGATAAGAAGACTGGTGCGCCTTTGACTGTTATTGCCGGCATACCTAAGATGGATGACGAAATCCTTGACTTTGATAAAGTTTGGGCTAATTACAAATTGGTCATGGATAAACTGGCACGCCTTTATGTAAATACTATGAACACAATTCATTACATGCACGATAAGTATGCATATGAAGCGGGGCAAATGGCTTTGCACGACGCCCACATCCATCGTTTCATGGCTTTCGGAATTGCCGGTTTGTCAATTGCTGCCGACTCACTTTCCGCAATCAAATATGCCAAAGTTAAGCCTATTCGCAATGAGAACGGTTTAGCGGTCGATTTTGAAACTATCGGCGACTTCCCGAAATACGGTAATGATGATGACAGAGTTGACTCAATAGCGGTTGAAATTACCAAATACTTCTCTCAAGCTTTGAAACGCACACCTACTTATCGTAATGCCGAGCACACGTTGTCGTTACTGACAATTACTTCAAACGTTGTTTACGGCAAGAAAACCGGTACAACGCCTGACGGACGCAAACGCGGTGAACCGTTCGCTCCTGGTGCCAATCCGATGCACGGCCGCGACAGTTCTGGCGCCTTAGCCTCATTGAATTCCGTAGCTAAAATTCCTTACAATTGTGTATGCCAAGACGGCGTGTCCAATACTTTCTCTATAGTTCCAGACAGCCTCGGCAAGAACATGGATGAACGTGTAGACAACCTTACCGGAATAATGGATGGCTACTTCAAACAAAATGCCTTCCACCTCAATGTAAACG
This is a stretch of genomic DNA from Mageeibacillus indolicus UPII9-5. It encodes these proteins:
- a CDS encoding ribose-phosphate pyrophosphokinase, yielding MSNQVDNHKPLNNRNYYIYDQYGDNDMEPVGPVGLLPLPSMRNFAQSVNEHLYRRRLDYDIRNPSLARTKPGFLREDYCLNADCIRFGNGEGKVILSDTVRGHDLFILVDVLNYACTYKLFGHDKLMSPDEHYQDLKRLILAISGKARRINVIMPFLYEGRQHKRSNRESLDCAFMLQELAGLGVANVITFDAHDPRVSNAIPLNSFESLPTSYQLIKCLRKTIPELGPVNNRLMIISPDEGGISRAMYLASMLGAPLGMFYKRRDYTRVVNGRNPILNHEFLGDNVEDMDVLVIDDMISSGDSMLDIAYELKKRKARKIYCAATFGLFASGLASFDKAYSDGVIDKIFCTNLIYRSPELLSRAWFEEVNLAKFVALLIDAINHDASLSRLIDPTIKIRKLLNQRV
- the pflB gene encoding formate C-acetyltransferase produces the protein MNNKAWEGFKSGNWSKTIDVRDFIQKNYTPYEGDESFLVAPTADTTSLWNQVSDMIQEEIRTHMIKVDLDRFSGINNFAPGYIDRDKELIVGLQTDAPMKRIMNPYGGFRMVRDALKAYDLHMKPELDRYFNEYRKTHNQGVFDAYTQDMRNARTVGLLTGLPDAYGRGRIIGDYRRVALYGIDYLKAERQKDLQNLVGDATEEMIRSREELSEQIRAFDAIKEMAASYGFDIGRPAETAQEAIQWLYFGYLAAVKENNGAAMSLGRNTSFIDCYIQRDLQRGLIDESYAQALVDQFIIKLRLVRHLRTPEYDELFAGDPTWVTESIGGMGEDGRTLVTKTAFRFLHSLININTSPEPNMTVLWSESLPTPFKDFCSAMSIKTGAVQYENDDVMRPIYGDDYAIACCVSAMTVGKQMQFFGARANLAKSLLYAINGGVDEVKGDKKTGAPLTVIAGIPKMDDEILDFDKVWANYKLVMDKLARLYVNTMNTIHYMHDKYAYEAGQMALHDAHIHRFMAFGIAGLSIAADSLSAIKYAKVKPIRNENGLAVDFETIGDFPKYGNDDDRVDSIAVEITKYFSQALKRTPTYRNAEHTLSLLTITSNVVYGKKTGTTPDGRKRGEPFAPGANPMHGRDSSGALASLNSVAKIPYNCVCQDGVSNTFSIVPDSLGKNMDERVDNLTGIMDGYFKQNAFHLNVNVMDRALLEDAMKNPEKYPNLTIRVSGYAVRFTQLDREHQEEVIRRTFHDSI
- the holA gene encoding DNA polymerase III subunit delta, with amino-acid sequence MAKVKTSNEYDYRKLIVDLRRGEGKSLYLLAGEETYLIRSLLKELQKTFISPGAEDLDVFKYDSQSSENKLSPKVLIEQIKTPAFISARRLFILRRTGWFNGSVPFAEQLIDMFKSLDDTVCLVFWEEKVDNRQKKLLDAVRKYGIYGVLNRQTVQELSRWLSGFFAKYKLNISRAAAEKLISVAQSDMFTLMNEVNKITLYCQATAQTEVSEALLDLVSPPDLAGNIFQLNDTLLSGRSDRAINLLHKLLVQPQPPLLILFMLARHIKQLIIVKSITNREEAAAALHIPGFALDKLYRQSSAYSLEKLVKIYNNCYLSDRAIKNGDLDEVLALELLITSFIPKWV
- a CDS encoding DNA internalization-related competence protein ComEC/Rec2; the protein is MSIISALINMQRRLPLTAVVAAQSGFIYAYYTWVNSPSDVSSKTGKIFSATGVGLIVIWLAVGVFILWLYEHHSGKGNFFEPCDDSKTVGVKEAGKAAENLGNELVSPLIRELYAANDFHPQRKLIIRISRGIYLIFLLVMGLRMLYTTYPGSDLINPTELYREREFFEPDHPASAPVWKPYMKIIGSGTIVKAHLKPPLSAEQRMAEVKSNADISWQKLRSGKEWELEICVSAINFDGKTINFPHTSKLLHLKYKPSQNAEKLSAGSILPGDSVNFTGTANVPKSVRIPGGFNDYLYALGNGWWLNGNIKKLSFSAPPKLTLSLAVERFWEKQRRKVKSKISSYLGREAYGILAAMGWGEQIQLSRKVKDQFKHLGLLHILVVSGAHLLIISAVLEKLLRHLPLRFRYRQIILLAGLISYASLCGWHPAVARAFFSRSVETAGRLLGYKINKLNSLCGACVLYLLWQPFRLFNAGFLMSVGITAAINLIIHPLFLCGTGHEDVKIALADKKYFRWRQKLVANLKLYVLCHIVTVPLHILLGTSVSLFSPLCELILASFTGTIMLGGLGVFTAVIIGGGNLIYPSLFCVKTLLNFLLYLLNMPVFSNKFDIDYGNFPLWTGYLILLSCLIYFLRPTFNFRLNRSYYIRSYALIGLVFTANFFISTYFQPDLTIYFLDVGQGDGILLQTPKQSIAIDSGRPEGGKDMVKILQALGIRKLDAFILTHEHADHFGGALELLKRNKIKHVYLPGRPNPQITSKNRSSNWPQFVSAVQKSHVPSTVISRGDCLTINPQIKIKVLFPPELRMYADENNNSLVCLLEVCGKKIYLTGDAEEPVEKDLQHIWQPAWGLKVGHHGGKNASKAFFLHRLRPRHAFISVGRNNYGHPAPRVIEDLHKEGCYVWRTDVMGTVVIKFRKGKSEIFSYLMSSKIYE
- the yihA gene encoding ribosome biogenesis GTP-binding protein YihA/YsxC; its protein translation is MQTEDNKVRSINERTAVLEPAIKFSRTIYTAVAAKASAAPQDGLPEVVMAGRSNAGKSSLINALANNGKLARVSSNPGKTQLVVYFNVDQKFYLTDLPGYGYARISLEKRSKLSSLANSYFIDGRPIKLVLLLIDIRHLPSEQDRQMCNFLNETEMPYVLVLNKADKLSRAQAGQNRQKILKALSAENIPNFIVSTVNKAGIDELKNFITEHIVALG